TTTCGCGCTCCCCGAGGAGCAGATCGACGACCTCTGGCGCTGGGCCGCAGCCCTCTAACTCACGGAGTACAGCCCGTGTCCCAACCCCTCAGTACAGGAAACACCTACGTGGACCACACCACGGCGGGCGTGGCGGCTTCGGCTGTCACGTCCCCCATCTGGCTACCCTGGCTCCAGTCCTTCTCGGACGCAGCCGCGCTCATAGCCCCCATCCTCGGCGTTGTCTGGCTCTCCGTCCAGATCATCGCCAAAATCCGTGAAACGCTCAGGAAGGACCTCTAATGGCCGAGAGCAATAAGGCCACGCAAGCCATCCTTGAGGAAATCCATAAGCGCCTCGCCGAGGACATGCTGACCCGCCTCAAGGACGGCGCTTGCGAAGCCAAGGACTGGACCGTGATCGTGAAGTTCCTCAAGGACAACGACATCACGGCACTCATCGAGACCGGCGACACGGACAGCGCCTTCGCCGACCTCATCAACGCCGCGAACGAGCAGGTGAAGAAGCTCGGCGAGAGCCTGCAATAGAGCCCCGCTGACGCGCTTAGAGGTTCCCCGGTAGTCGACGCCTCCGGGGGCCTCAACGCTCGCCCAGCGCCTCTCCTGTCCCGTTCCCGTGACAAAGAAGGCACTTTCCTCCTCAACCCACTTGAGCACCAAGACGGACCCGTTCGCGGACTTCAAGGTGTTCCTCTTCCTCATCTGGAAGTTCCTCAACCTCCCGTCCCCGACGCGGTCGCAGTACGCGCTCGCAGAGTGGCTCCAGGGGGGGCCCAACAAGCTCGTCATCATGGCCTTCCGAGGGATCGGCAAGAGCTGGGTGACGGCGGCCTACGTGTGCTGGCTACTCCTGAGGAACCCCCAGCTCAAGATCATGGTCGTGTCGGCCTCGAAGCTCCGCGCCGACGACTTCTCGACCTTTACCCTGCGCCTCATCCACGAGGTGCCGTTCCTCAAGCACCTGATCCCCAACGACGGCCAGCGGTCCTCCAAGATCGCCTTCGACGTGGGCCCGGCCCGCCCTGACCAGTCGCCCTCCGTGAAGTCGGTCGGCATCACCGGCCAGCTCACCGGCTCCCGCGCCGACGTGATCGTGGCGGACGATATCGAGGTCGCCAACAACTCCGCCACGCAGGCCATGCGCGACAAGCTCAAGGAGCTGACGAAGGAGTTCTCGGCCATCCTCAAGCCGCTGGACACCTCGAAGATCATCTACCTCGGCACTCCCCAGACCGAGCAGTCGATCTACAACGAGCTGCCGGCGCGTGGGTACGAGATCAGGACCATCCCCGCTCGTTACCCTACAGATGCCCAGAGAGCGCGTTACGGGGAGCGCCTGGCCTCCTACCTCCGGACAGACCTCGACGCCCGTCCTGAGCTTGCTACAGGGCCCGTATGCGAGCGCTTCACCGAGATCACTCTGGTCGACAAGATGGCCGAGTACGGGCAGGCGGGCTTCGCCCTCCAGTTCATGCTCGACACCTCGCTCGCCGACGCCGACCGCTACCCGCTCAAGCTCCGCGACCTCATCGTCATGGACGTGGACCGGGAGAGGGCACCTCGCGAGATCGCGTGGGGCAACGACGCCGGCTGCATCCTGAACGATGTCCCGAACGTGGGCTTCGACGGGGACCGCTACTACCGCCCCATCATGGTCTCGAAGGAGAATTGGGGCGCATATACCGGCTGCGTGATGGCGATCGATCCCTCGGGCCGTGGTGGCGACGAGACGGGCTACGCGATCGTGGCGATCCTCGCCGGCCGCCTGTTCCTGCTCGACGCTGGCGGCTTCCGTGGGGGCTACGAGGACACCGTCCTAGAGGCCCTCGCCAGCAAGGCGAAGCAGTACGGGGTCAAGGAGGTCATCGTCGAGCCCAACTTCGGCGACGGCATGTTCAACCGCATCCTGGCCCCCGTCATGGCCCGCATCTACCCCTGCAAGATCAGCGAGACGGAGCGCTCGAAGGGACAGAAGGAGCAGCGCATCGTCGACACCCTCGAACCCGTCCTGAACGGTCACCGCCTGGTCGTGGATCGGTCCCTGATCGAGCGGGACTTCCGGTCCACCGAGGGCCTCCCTCCCGAGCACCAGAACCGCTTCCGGCTGCTCTACCAGCTCACCCGCATCACCCGCGACCGCGGATCGATCCCCAAGGACGACCGCATCGACGCTCTGGCCCTTGCCGTCCACTACTGGACCTCGGCCATGGCCCGAGACACGGAGAAGGCGGCCCAGCAGGCTCGACAGGAGGCTCTGGACGCTGAGCTGAGGATCTTCCTCCAGCATGTGATTGGAGGGGCTCCGTCGCCGGGCTCCATCATTCGGAGACCCTTCTAGGCCCCTCTGGGGCATTACCCCACCACCTAGGATGGGGGCCCCTTTACATGTATATAGGGGCCCCTGTTGGGCTGTCTCCTCCACCTCCTAAAGGGGTCCCTAACGGGGCCCCTTACGGGATGTTCAAGGTGGCCCGTTACGTTTCCCGTAAGGGATGTTCAATGTGCCCCGATAGGGCACCTCACGGGATGTCCAATGTGACCCGTTTCAGGGGGCCTAGTGGTTCCCCTCATGGTGGCCGATAGTGGCCCTACTGGTGGTCTGATGGTCGAGCCAAGCTCCCCCACCACCGACGTACTCCCCCTCCCACCCCCTACCACCTACCCTATGGGTGCCGCATAAGGGCTCCGAGAGGTGATCCGAGAGGGCACCTGATGGGCCTTTCTGGCGGAAAAATCCGAGCCACCGAACTCGAACATTGCAGCACGCGCGTACCCCCCGTGCGGGCGCGGTAATGGCACGAGCGCGGGCCCGCCCAGGCGCGGTTATGGTACTCACGCGCGGTCCTTGTCGCGCGGGCAGCGCACGGTTATCCCTCCCATCGCGCCCATCGGGCACGCTTCCGGGCACAAGCCACGCCCTAGGCCATGCGCCGCAAGGCTTCCCGCAGGATGTCATATCCCGCGTGGCCGGACGGTGCGCCTATCGGCCGCCTAGCGTGACCTGGAGGAGCCCAGACACATGCACCTATGCGCATATGTCGATCTGTTGTCGTCGTCGTATGCGCAAGTCTGCATGTGTTCATACCTGCTTGTCATGTTGTAACATCACACTCCAGCCCATCCGGCCACCATCCGGCCACCATCCGGCCAACCCATCGCGCCCCGGGGAGAGGCACCTACCCGCAATCCCTGCCGATCGGCACGGCATATCCGCCGCGTTACAGGGCCGATATGTTCGCCTATCGCGGCCCTATCGCGGCTTAATCGAGACCCATCCAAGCCCTTCCGGGCATTTTTATAGGCAACAAATACAACGACTTATAAAAAAGTTCGCCTTCCTCACATTTTTCGCTTGCAACCATCCCTGTTACGGGACATTATCCAGTCACACCGAACGAAACGAAGGAAGACAGACAGACGAAAACGACCTTCGGGCAGGGGCTTCCCGCATAGCCTCACATGGTCTGGCCTGACCTAAATGGCCCGCTGCATAGTACCTAGAGCCTGCCTTATGAGCCGGACCGTCACGCTGGGAAGCGCCACGGGAACCGGAGAGGCGGAGACAGCGATAGACCGGGAACGGATCGTATATGCCGGTCATCTTACCAAACCCTAGGCGTACCCCGATGCACGGGAGATTTGCGGAAGTAATGGCGCATGAGGTTCACTCCTCTGGTTTGATTAAGTTCATTCCTGCCATAGGTAAGCAAGTAAGGCATCGGTTATGCAAAGCGCCGCAAGCATGGTTAGAAGCCATGCATAGCCCGGTTCAAGTGAAGCGACATACAATCGCATAACAGAGTTCCGCCGGGATGATAGGTAAACAGCACGTTGCCTAGTCCGGACAGAAACAAGCAAACTACTAAATACGACAGATTTAGTTTCCGGCTCGGCGGAAGGCCCGGCCGGTTACTTAATTTGTTGTCGAACAAAGGAACGCTGCACATGCAACGTCAAGCCACATACCCCATCGCACGGTCGCCCTATGCGGTCGCAAGGGAAGCCCGCGAGGATGCCCGCATCGCCGAAATCGAGCGCCGGAAGGCGGCCCGCAAGCGGGAGCGCGAGCGGATCATGGCCGATCTCGGCATCGAGCCCATGCACCCGGTCGTCAAGTTCGGGATTGGCATGATGATCGCTCAGGCGGTCGTCCTGCTGTTTTTCGCCATCTGAAACGTCCCGGTAACGGGACATAAACGAGCACGGGAGACAGCCCCATGCACTTCGCAGACCGTTCCCTTTTCCTGTCGCCGCAGACCGCCTCCGCGAAGGCCGTCGCCGCGCTGTGTGGCCGCCGCGCAACCATCGACGCGGCCATCACCATGGACACCAAGCGGGACCCGGACACGGGTTTCGTAGAGCGGGGCTGGACCGCCCGACTGATCGACACTCGTACCGGCCGCCACGTCGAGTGGCTCTAGGAGGCTGACATGACCGACGAAACTTTGCAGATCGAACGTCCCGGTAACGCGACCACAGGGACGCCGAGCGGGCTCCCCAAGGGCATCATCGAGATCGCCCCCGGCGTCACCATGACGGCGCCCACGGAGGGGCTGGACGTGGTTCGTGGCTCGGGTGACGTCACCTATGTGCGAGTCACCGGGTACTCCACGGGCGGTTTCTGCCCCGACGTGGCCTACGCTAGGGACGCCGCCGCGGAAGAGGTTCTGCGGGCCGCCGTTCGCGGTGAATGGTCGCCGGCGAACCATGTCCACATCATGACCTCCCGGACCGCTGCGGGCGGGGACGGCCCATACTTCCTGCGGGCCTCGGTGGCCCATGACGATCTCAATCCGTGGCGCGGTGAGGACTTCTGGAACAAGCACTGGCTGCGCTGGATCGAGCACCTTCCGCGCCCCTCGAAGGCAGTTCCGGGCAACCTTGCCTACTACCAGTCGCCGGCCAAGCGGGCGGCCGATATCGAGACGCCGATCAAGCCCGGTCGCTACCTCCGGAAGTACTTCGCGGACATCCTGTCCGAGGATGACATCCAGCGCCTGGGCATCGCTTGGCAGGCCGCCACGATGCCGCCGGAACTCCACGTGACGCAGGACGCCGACGAGATCGAGGCTGTCTACCGTGGCCGCTACAACGGCTCCTGTATGCACTTCGGGTCTGGCGATTGGGGGGGCGGCTGCCACCCGGCGCGTGTCTATGCCGGCCCGGACCTCGGCATTGCGTACATCGGGGAGCGAAACTCCGCTGCCGCACGGTGCCTCGTGTGGCCCGAGAAGAAGCTCTACTACCCGAAGTGGTACGGGGACTATCACCGGCTGGAGCTGGCGCTCGGCCTGGCGGGCTGGAAGGCTGGCAGCGAATGCGACTTCGAGGGGGCCCGCATCCGGCGCTTCTACGACGCGGACGGGGACTTCTTCACTGTCCCCTACTGCGACACCCACGACGGGGCGGAGGACGACGGGCGCTACCTGCGCCTGACGGACGACGGCCCCATCTGCCTGCGCCAGACCAACGGGACCAGCGTCGAGCACCCGCAGGCCCGCTACTCCTGCGACGAGTGCGGGGGGCGTGTGGGCGAAGACGATATCCACTACGTCGAGAGCACTGAGCGGGACATCTGCGGCGACTGTCTGCGGCGCAACTACACCTTCTGCGACCTCACCCGCGCCTACCATCGGGACGAAAACTTCGTCGACTCCGCAGGAGGCTTAGACATCAGCCTAGAGGCGGTCGAGCGGGGCCTCGCGTACCTCTGCGAGGGATCGGAGCTTTACTACTCGGACCGGGTCGCTCGGGTAGAGATGGCCAACGGGGAGACGTGGTCTTCCGCATGGTTCACCCGGCACGGCGGGGTCTGCGCCTACGACGGGGAGAACTACCCGCAGGACGAGCTGGAGGACGTCGGGGACGGCCGGATGGTCGCTTCCGACAACCTCGACGACGCCCGCGCGGATGCCCTGTTCATGACCCAGAAGGGCCGTGACGAGCACCCGGACCAGCTCACCTTCGACGACAAGCTGGCGTTGACCGCAGACGACTTCCTGGCCGCCCCGGAGCCCGCCGGTTGGGGGGCCTTCAAGGCTCAGTTCACGGCCTGCTACGGCAGCGACGCTTACGCCCACGATCCCCGCGCGGCGAGGGAACAGGCTCTCTCACTCCTGCGGGAGTATGGGGTCGCCCACGTCCGGTCATGCGCGGGAATTGACCGCATCCTCCCGTCGCTGCGGCTGGCCTGCATGGGCCTGCTCGCAGCCCTCGACGAGGCTCCCGCTGCGGAGCCCCTCCCGCTGGCGGCCTGAGAGTCGCCCGTACCCACCGTCTCCCACACCACTGACCATCAGGAGGTTGCCCACATGGCGCAGCGCAGACGCCGCACGTCCGACGAGCGGACCATCATCGACATGCACACCTATATGCGGCCGGCCGGTTCCCTTACCGAGACCGAGTTCGCGGAACGTTTCCTCATGCCGCTGGGCTTCGAGCGGGACAGAGGGCAGAACCTCGTCCTGCGGATCGGGGACAGTCCGTCGATCCTCTGGTCCTCGCACATGGACACCGTCCACATCCGCGAAGGCCGCCAGAAGGTCCACTTCGACGGCACCATGCTGGCCCTGACGCGGGACGCCAAGAAGGGCGCGTCCAACTGCCTCGGGGCCGACTGCACGGCCGGCGTCTGGCTCATGACCGAGATGGTCAAGGCGGGCGTCGAGGGCCTCTACGTGATCCACCACGCGGAGGAGGAGGGCTGTGTCGGGTCGAGCTGGCTCGCCAAGGACCCGGCATTCTTCGCCGGGATCAACGCCGCCATCGCCTTCGACCGCTTCGGTTACGAGAGCATCATCACCCATCAGGCCGGCGGGAAGGGCGCTTCCGACGAGTTCGCCAAGTCCCTCGCGGGCATCCTCGGGGGCCGCTTCGGGATCGACAGACGCGGGGTCTACACCGACACCAACGAGTACCGCGAGCTTGTGCCCGAGTGCACGAACATCTCGGTCGGATACTTCGACCAGCACACCCGCTGGGAGCACCTCGACGTGCGCTTCCTGATCGGCCTGCGGGACACCCTCGTGGCCGCCGATTGGGGGCGATTGGTGATCGCTCGGGACCCGAACGAGCAGGACTACGACAACTTCACGGGCCGGTCGAAGTGGCGGAGCTTCTCGCCGCCGGCCGCCTCCGACAGGCGCTACCCCGGCGACGACCTGGAGGGGATGATCAAGCAGTACCCCGACATCGCGGCCAACATCCTCCAAGCCTTCGGGGTCAGCCGGGAGGACTTCATGGACCAAGTCGCCGACTACTACGGCGGGGTCTTCGAGGAGGAGCCCGAGGAGGAGGAGGAAGAGGACTATTGGGACCCGCACTGCGCCAGCGCCGCAAACACGAGGAGGGCAGCATGAGCCAAGCTTGGATCATCCGCAGCAAGGCCACCGAGCGGTTCGTCTCGGTGACCCACGGCACCCGCGTCGAGCGCAGCTACCACACCCGAAGCCACCCGGCGCGGGTCTTCTACAGCCGAGCCGAGGCCGCTGCCCTCTGCCAGCCGTGGGAGCGCCCGGAGCCCTTCATAATTCCCAAGAAGAGCATCCAGGCCCGGAGGAGGGCAGCATGACCCGGAAGGATTTCGAACTGATCGCTGCGGCCATCAATCGGGCCGCGCAGCGGGCCGACAATGAGGGGGAGCACGGGACCGTCTACGATCTCGCCTGCGACCTCGCCGGGGAACTGACCAAGACCAACCCCAAATTCGACCAGCGCCGCTTCCTAGTGGCGTGTGGTGTGGAAGTCTGAGGTGTGAATGGAGGATCTGTGGAGGTAAGCCATGACGCCGCATGAGGCGTGCATCCTCTTCGGTGCAGTGATCAGTGGGGGCACGCTGATCGCCGGCATCGTGGCGGTTTGCCTGAGTTGGTTCTCCCGTCGCTAGCGGGGGGACGGGGGCGGTGGTAGGAATAAAATCCTTGGATACGTCTCAATTGGGATTTACAACTGCCGCAGTAGGCATCTACAGGTTGCCTAGTTCGTCCCGGCAACGCGACCGGAACGAGGGACCTGAAACTTTTGGGATGATCGAGAAGTGATCAACATAAGAAAAGTGACAAGCGTGAGTAAAGCCGAGCCCAGCATCGGGGAGATCACGTACGCGATCGAGTTTCTCACCACGGCATTGCGTGCTTTGGCCGATGGGCACTCCAGCGAGAGCCCTATGGTCGAGGATCCGCTGTTGTGGGGCTACTCGAA
The nucleotide sequence above comes from Aquibium microcysteis. Encoded proteins:
- the terL gene encoding phage terminase large subunit, with the protein product MSTKTDPFADFKVFLFLIWKFLNLPSPTRSQYALAEWLQGGPNKLVIMAFRGIGKSWVTAAYVCWLLLRNPQLKIMVVSASKLRADDFSTFTLRLIHEVPFLKHLIPNDGQRSSKIAFDVGPARPDQSPSVKSVGITGQLTGSRADVIVADDIEVANNSATQAMRDKLKELTKEFSAILKPLDTSKIIYLGTPQTEQSIYNELPARGYEIRTIPARYPTDAQRARYGERLASYLRTDLDARPELATGPVCERFTEITLVDKMAEYGQAGFALQFMLDTSLADADRYPLKLRDLIVMDVDRERAPREIAWGNDAGCILNDVPNVGFDGDRYYRPIMVSKENWGAYTGCVMAIDPSGRGGDETGYAIVAILAGRLFLLDAGGFRGGYEDTVLEALASKAKQYGVKEVIVEPNFGDGMFNRILAPVMARIYPCKISETERSKGQKEQRIVDTLEPVLNGHRLVVDRSLIERDFRSTEGLPPEHQNRFRLLYQLTRITRDRGSIPKDDRIDALALAVHYWTSAMARDTEKAAQQARQEALDAELRIFLQHVIGGAPSPGSIIRRPF